TTAATTAAACTGTTAGGCAGTGGTAAAATATCCCTTGACTTAGATATGGACTTTAATATGACCGCGACATTCCCCGGACGATTAGGAAAACAAATCTCTAAATTAGGAAAAATAATTCCATTCCTGGGTGATAAAAAAGACAGGATGGGTGTTCGGTTTAGAATTAAAGGTAATTTTAAAGAGCCTGAATTTGCCAGGACAGAAGAAATAAAACAAAAGATTGAATTAGAAACTAAAGAAGAAAAGGAAAAAATTAAGGAAAAAATACAGCAACAGGTTGAAAAAGAAAAGGAAGAGATTAAAGAAATAATAGAAGAAAAACAGGAAAAGATTAAAGAAAAAGCAAAGGAAGAGGTTAACAAATTGTTCAAAAAATTATTTTAGAGGTAAAAATGATGAAGATTGCTTTAGATGCAACCTATGCCGGACAATCATCTTCACAAAAAGGTGGGATTTATCAATATATCTTTCATCTTGTTCAAGCATTGAGTGAAGTGGATAAAGAAAATAAGTATTTATTGTTTTTTAGCTTTTTTAGAAATAAGCATCGTCAGACAACTGATGAATTCTACTCTTTGTTTAAAAAAGCAGGTTACGGCAGGAAAGATTGTCGGATTCCTTCTCTTATCTGGAAAAGACTCCAATTCCCAATCGAACTATTTACAGGCAAAATTGACCTTTTCCATGGGCTTTTTGATTATGTTCCGAGAATGCTTTCTGGAAAGTCTATTGTCACTATTCATGACTTAGCCTATTTACGCAGACCTGAGTTTTTAGGAAGTAAAAGGGTGAAGTGGAAATATAAAGAAACACCTTTAGCCGTCAGGCGAGCAGATGCTATCATTACTGTTTCTAATTTTAGTAAAAATGACCTTATTAAATTACTTGGTATTCCTGAAGAGAAAATTTGGGTAACACCACATGGCGTCTCCCCTGATTTTACTCCGATACAAGACAAAGAAATATTAGAGAGAATTAAAATAA
This genomic interval from bacterium contains the following:
- a CDS encoding glycosyltransferase family 1 protein, translating into MMKIALDATYAGQSSSQKGGIYQYIFHLVQALSEVDKENKYLLFFSFFRNKHRQTTDEFYSLFKKAGYGRKDCRIPSLIWKRLQFPIELFTGKIDLFHGLFDYVPRMLSGKSIVTIHDLAYLRRPEFLGSKRVKWKYKETPLAVRRADAIITVSNFSKNDLIKLLGIPEEKIWVTPHGVSPDFTPIQDKEILERIKIKYRIKENYILFVGVLQPNKNIVKLLEAFSLLKNSCKLEHQLVIAGEKGWLYEDIFKKYNELKLGDTVIFTGYVPDGDLPALYSGADLFILPSQLEGFGIPVLEAMACGTPVVTSNTCALPETAGDAAILVKPDSVHEIAGGIYQVLSDNNLQASLRQKGFAHAKKFTWENTAKMTLEVYRKGIL